DNA sequence from the Aspergillus luchuensis mitochondrion, complete genome genome:
TGGAATCTTACTATAGATATATAGATATACCATATTCTATTACTACAGATTCTTATCTATATCCATTTAACTTAGATGATATTTCTTTAGAGATGGCGACTCTTATAAATAGTATACTAACTTAAAGCATTCTTAATCTGTTTTTCTAATTCTTTATTAGTTGAGGTCACCTTACTTAGATGGCTGTACACATAAAATTTATTACTATGTTACAAGCTGCAAAAATATTAGGAACAGGAATGGCTACAACAGGTTTAATCGGAGCTGGTGTAGGTATTGGTATTGTATTTGGTGCTTTAATATTAGGTGTTGCTAGAAATCCATCATTAAGAGGACAATTATTCTCTTATGCTATTTTGGGTTTTGCTTTCGCTGAAGCAACTGGATTAAAAGGGGCAGTCCAGTATAAAGGGGGTTAATTGCATGAAAACCATATAAATTATGGCAATATGCAGCGAAGTTTAATATTATACATTTATATAAAAATATTAAAAACGTTCAACGACTAGTAGATGAGAAAATGTATTATCAATAATTCTACCTTTGAGTGCCCTCATGTTAAATTTATGATATAGTCTAACTAATCATGTTTAATTTATGATATAGTCTTAAGTGTCTAAAATACTTGAATTAAAATAAAATAGTTTTATTTTAATCACATCAGTAATCTATGTAAAAAAGTGTCTAATTTTTTTTTTTTTTACACTAAAAATACAAGTATTTGCTTTAATGATGGCTTTCTTATTATTATACGTAGCTTAATATTTAATTCAAATTAAGTATATTTTTTTTAAATATTAAACTAAAGTAAGAAATTTTTAATAAATTTCTTTTGTAAAAAAAAAAAAATAAAAATTTTTTTTTTAATTAATTATTAATTATTTTTTTTTTTTTATTTTTAATTTATTATTATTATACAATAACTTTTATCATGACAACTACAAC
Encoded proteins:
- the atp9 gene encoding ATP synthase subunit 9, giving the protein MLQAAKILGTGMATTGLIGAGVGIGIVFGALILGVARNPSLRGQLFSYAILGFAFAEATGLFALMMAFLLLYVA